Proteins from one Telopea speciosissima isolate NSW1024214 ecotype Mountain lineage chromosome 1, Tspe_v1, whole genome shotgun sequence genomic window:
- the LOC122639721 gene encoding 40S ribosomal protein S14-3 — protein MSKRKVREPKEENVTLGPAVRDGEHVFGVAHIFASFNDTFIHVTDLSGRETLVRITGGMKVKADRDESSPYAAMLAAQDVAQRCKELGITALHIKLRATGGNKTKTPGPGAQSALRALARSGMRIGRIEDVTPIPTDSTRRKGGRRGRRL, from the exons ATG TCGAAGAGGAAGGTCagggagccaaaggaggaaaatGTGACACTCGGTCCTGCTGTCCGTGATGGGGAGCATGTTTTTGGTGTTGCTCATATTTTTGCATCGTTTAATGACACATTCATT CATGTTACTGATTTATCTGGAAGAGAAACACTTGTACGAATCACTG GTGGCATGAAGGTCAAGGCTGATAGGGATGAGTCATCTCCATATGCAGCCATGCTTGCAGCGCAGGATGTTGCGCAACGATGCAAG GAACTTGGCATCACAGCTCTGCATATCAAGCTTCGTGCCACGGGAGGCAACAAGACAAAGACACCTGGTCCAGGTGCCCAGTCTGCACTTAGGGCCCTTGCGCGATCTGGAATGAGGATTGGCCGCATAG AGGATGTGACTCCGATACCCACTGACAGCACACGCAGAAAGGGTGGTAGAAGAGGAAGGAGGCTGTGA
- the LOC122648811 gene encoding protein ORANGE-LIKE, chloroplastic has product MQMQEIQDNIRSRRNKIFLLMEEVRRLRVQQRIKNAKIIDDSSEEANEMPEIPSSIPFLPHVTPKTLKQLYLTSFSFISGIIIFGGLLAPTLELKLGVGGTSYEDFIRNMHLPLQLSQVDPIVASFSGGAVGVISALMLIEANNVEQQEKKRCKYCHGTGYLACARCSACGVCLSIEPISTSNDSDRPLCAPTTQRCPNCSGAGKVMCPTCLCTGMAMASEHDPRIDPFD; this is encoded by the exons ATGCAGATGCAAGAGATTCAAGACAATATAAGGAGTAGGCGGAACAAGATCTTTCTCCTAATGGAAGAG GTTAGAAGACTACGAGTACAACAACGCATAAAGAATGCCAAGATTATTGATGATAGCAGCGAAGAGGCAAATGAGATGCCTGAAATCCCATCATCTATTCCTTTTCTTCCTCATGTG ACACCAAAGACATTGAAACAGCTCTACTTAACAAGCTTTTCATTTATATCTGGGATAATCATATTCGGTGGTCTTCTTGCTCCAACA CTGGAGCTGAAACTAGGTGTAGGAGGCACCTCATATGAAGATTTTATACGCAACATGCATTTGCCGCTGCAATTAAG TCAGGTTGATCCGATtgtagcatccttttctggtgGGGCTGTGGGTGTTATTTCAGCTTTGATGTTAATTGAAGCCAATAATGTTGaacaacaagagaagaaaagatgcaAGTACTGCCATGGAACTG GATACTTGGCTTGTGCCCGGTGTTCTGCTTGTGGAGTATGTTTGAGCATTGAACCAATTTCAACATCCAATGATTCAGATCGTCCATTGTGTGCACCTACAACTCAAAGATGTCCAAACTGCTCTGGAGCTGGAAAG GTGATGTGCCCTACATGCCTGTGCACTGGAATGGCTATGGCAAGCGAACATGATCCTCGGATAGATCCATTTGATTGA